A genomic region of Kineococcus rhizosphaerae contains the following coding sequences:
- a CDS encoding sugar-binding protein → MTRSATPARPARALTALTTVAAALAGTTLLAPAAAAAPAPPAPVLSPTRLGNVFTPGAERTVVATSTARSVTWTARQDDGAVAAHGRATTRAGRAVVRLPGSLATGWYSLDVVAAGGTEAATTSLAVLDAVAPAAAGTAAGTFGVATHYATTWPTASQQLVAPAGATSVRDEAFWGHVETTPGVLDFSAVHARLDPLIASGVRPLLIADYGNPLYDGGQGPTSEAGRAAFARYAAGLAAEFGPHLAGLEVWNEWDVGTSGNTTNGAADYVALLEQASAAVRAAAPGVPVLGPAVGNLTSGWLEDTFRLGALDHVDAVVAHPYSYPSPADELDAQLDALQALVHRYAAGRDRPVWITELGWPTGTAVRAVGEREQAANTVKAMAIATTHDVGRYYAYDLVDDGDDPADTEQNFGLLHSATSPQGAFTPKPAYAAFAATAGLLRGASAVGDDAPLPGVVRQRFRAADGTALQVLWAGTGTGTAPTLAFPAAGPVSTVDLYGARRTLRPVDGVVRLQVGASPVWLRGTVGAPTAVADAFAVAATTAGDPATASWTVTNPDRRARTFRLRVTGPTGHPATATVRVGAGASRTTAVPLPAVTTTGAAAYRATVERGGTEVVRFAATGTVTDPVVLRGAHTVGDGTQGLRLSVTDRSGEPVTLRQVRWSAGDRQGTVLTGAVVLAGGTVTADVPLDAAGAWTAEATLDDGTTYRTGGTFVPVDPAAVVDVPRTTVTVDGVLDEAVRARPGLDLDAAPFTPAAAGATRPAGFGGRAWFTQDDRALYLSVQVRDAVQSQPATGASIWQGDGVQFTVAAGAPGEAPAWNEIGVALTAAGPQLHRWLDAAGARTDVEGAQLAVTRAQGTTTYEVALPWTSLGDVRPADGLFSAALVVNDDDGAGRLGWLTWGGGIAEAKDSALFVPLRPLT, encoded by the coding sequence ATGACGAGGTCTGCCACCCCTGCCCGCCCGGCCCGTGCCCTGACCGCCTTGACCACCGTGGCCGCGGCGCTCGCGGGCACGACCCTGCTCGCCCCCGCGGCGGCGGCGGCCCCCGCCCCGCCCGCCCCGGTCCTGAGCCCCACCCGGCTCGGCAACGTCTTCACCCCCGGCGCCGAGCGCACGGTCGTGGCCACCAGCACCGCCCGGTCGGTGACCTGGACGGCCCGCCAGGACGACGGCGCCGTCGCGGCCCACGGCCGGGCCACCACCCGCGCGGGCCGCGCCGTCGTCCGGCTGCCCGGCTCGCTGGCCACCGGCTGGTACTCCCTGGACGTCGTCGCCGCCGGGGGGACCGAGGCCGCCACCACCAGCCTGGCCGTCCTCGACGCCGTCGCGCCCGCAGCGGCGGGCACCGCCGCGGGGACCTTCGGCGTGGCCACCCACTACGCCACGACGTGGCCCACGGCCTCCCAGCAGCTCGTGGCGCCCGCCGGGGCCACCAGCGTGCGCGACGAGGCCTTCTGGGGCCACGTCGAGACCACCCCGGGCGTCCTGGACTTCAGCGCCGTGCACGCCCGCCTCGACCCGCTCATCGCCTCCGGCGTGCGCCCCCTGCTCATCGCCGACTACGGCAACCCGCTCTACGACGGCGGGCAGGGCCCCACCAGCGAGGCCGGCCGGGCCGCCTTCGCCCGCTACGCCGCCGGGCTGGCCGCTGAGTTCGGGCCCCACCTGGCCGGGCTGGAGGTGTGGAACGAGTGGGACGTCGGCACGAGCGGCAACACCACCAACGGCGCCGCCGACTACGTGGCGCTGCTGGAGCAGGCCTCGGCAGCCGTGCGCGCGGCCGCCCCGGGCGTGCCCGTCCTCGGACCGGCCGTGGGGAACCTCACCTCCGGCTGGCTGGAGGACACCTTCCGCCTCGGTGCCCTCGACCACGTCGACGCCGTCGTGGCCCACCCCTACTCCTACCCGTCCCCGGCCGACGAGCTGGACGCCCAGCTCGACGCGCTGCAGGCGCTGGTCCACCGCTACGCCGCCGGCCGCGACCGGCCGGTGTGGATCACCGAGCTGGGCTGGCCCACCGGGACTGCGGTCCGCGCCGTCGGCGAGCGGGAGCAGGCCGCGAACACGGTCAAGGCCATGGCGATCGCGACCACCCACGACGTCGGGCGCTACTACGCCTACGATCTCGTCGACGACGGGGACGACCCGGCCGACACCGAGCAGAACTTCGGCCTGCTGCACAGCGCCACGTCCCCGCAGGGCGCGTTCACGCCCAAACCCGCCTACGCGGCCTTCGCCGCCACGGCGGGTCTGCTGCGCGGAGCGAGCGCCGTCGGGGACGACGCACCGCTGCCCGGTGTGGTCCGCCAGCGCTTCCGCGCCGCCGACGGCACCGCGCTGCAGGTGCTGTGGGCCGGCACCGGCACCGGCACCGCACCCACCCTCGCCTTCCCGGCCGCCGGCCCCGTGAGCACCGTCGACCTCTACGGTGCCCGGCGGACCCTGCGGCCCGTCGACGGGGTCGTGCGGCTGCAGGTCGGGGCCTCGCCCGTGTGGCTGCGGGGGACGGTGGGCGCGCCCACCGCGGTCGCCGACGCCTTCGCCGTCGCCGCCACCACGGCCGGGGACCCGGCCACCGCGTCCTGGACGGTGACCAACCCCGACCGGCGCGCCCGCACGTTCCGGCTGCGCGTCACCGGCCCCACCGGGCACCCCGCCACCGCGACCGTGCGGGTGGGCGCAGGTGCCAGCCGCACCACCGCGGTGCCGCTGCCCGCCGTCACCACGACGGGCGCGGCGGCCTACCGCGCGACCGTCGAGCGCGGGGGCACCGAGGTGGTCCGCTTCGCCGCGACCGGGACGGTCACCGACCCCGTCGTGCTGCGCGGTGCGCACACCGTCGGCGACGGCACCCAGGGGCTGCGCCTGAGCGTCACCGACCGCTCCGGCGAACCCGTCACGCTCCGGCAGGTGCGCTGGAGCGCCGGGGACCGCCAGGGCACTGTGCTCACCGGCGCGGTCGTGCTCGCCGGGGGCACCGTGACCGCCGACGTGCCCCTGGACGCAGCCGGGGCCTGGACGGCTGAGGCGACCCTGGACGACGGCACGACGTACCGCACGGGCGGCACGTTCGTCCCCGTCGACCCGGCCGCCGTCGTCGACGTCCCACGCACCACCGTGACCGTCGACGGCGTCCTCGACGAGGCCGTGCGCGCCCGGCCGGGGCTCGACCTGGACGCGGCCCCCTTCACCCCCGCCGCGGCCGGCGCCACCCGCCCCGCCGGCTTCGGCGGCCGGGCCTGGTTCACGCAGGACGACCGCGCCCTGTACCTCAGCGTGCAGGTGCGCGACGCGGTGCAGTCGCAACCAGCGACGGGCGCCTCGATCTGGCAGGGCGACGGCGTGCAGTTCACCGTCGCCGCCGGGGCACCGGGGGAGGCCCCGGCCTGGAACGAGATCGGGGTGGCCCTGACCGCGGCCGGTCCGCAGCTGCACCGCTGGCTGGACGCCGCCGGGGCCCGCACGGACGTCGAGGGCGCCCAGCTGGCCGTGACGCGCGCGCAGGGCACCACGACCTACGAGGTCGCCCTGCCGTGGACCTCGCTGGGTGACGTCCGGCCCGCCGACGGGCTGTTCTCCGCCGCCCTGGTCGTGAACGACGACGACGGGGCCGGCCGGCTGGGCTGGCTCACCTGGGGCGGCGGCATCGCCGAGGCCAAGGACTCCGCCCTCTTCGTCCCGCTGCGCCCGCTGACCTGA
- a CDS encoding histidinol-phosphate transaminase codes for MTEPTTLADLPLREDLRDEHPYGAPQLDVPVVLNVNENPYPVAPEIVADIADAVARAAVGLNRYPDREFLDLRADLAAFLRTESGAELTPEQVWAANGSNEVMLHVLQAFGGPGRTALSFAPTYSMYPEYARDTLTTWVAGRREDDFTVDVDHAREQIRRYRPSVVLLTSPNNPTGTALPLATVEAVLEAAQDAVVVVDEAYGEFRRSGTPSALDLLPRYGNLAVSRTMSKAFSLAGARVGYLAASTAFVDALRIVRLPYHLSAVTQATARAALKHSATLLSTVDELRARRDETVAWLRGNGFDVAESDANFVLFGRFDDRHAVWQGLLDRGVLIRETGPAGWLRVTIGTADEMQKFRTALQEVVGQQ; via the coding sequence GTGACCGAGCCGACCACCCTGGCCGACCTCCCGCTGCGCGAGGACCTGCGCGACGAGCACCCCTACGGCGCGCCGCAGCTCGACGTGCCGGTCGTCCTCAACGTCAACGAGAACCCCTACCCGGTCGCCCCCGAGATCGTCGCCGACATCGCCGACGCCGTGGCGCGGGCCGCGGTCGGGCTGAACCGCTACCCCGACCGCGAGTTCCTCGACCTGCGCGCCGACCTCGCGGCCTTCCTGCGCACCGAGTCCGGCGCGGAGCTGACCCCCGAGCAGGTGTGGGCGGCCAACGGCTCGAACGAGGTCATGCTGCACGTCCTGCAGGCCTTCGGCGGCCCGGGCCGCACGGCGCTGAGCTTCGCGCCGACGTACTCGATGTACCCCGAGTACGCCCGCGACACCCTCACCACGTGGGTGGCGGGCCGGCGCGAGGACGACTTCACGGTCGACGTGGACCACGCGCGCGAGCAGATCCGCCGGTACCGCCCCTCGGTCGTCCTGCTGACCAGCCCGAACAACCCGACGGGGACGGCGCTGCCGCTGGCGACCGTCGAGGCCGTCCTGGAGGCCGCGCAGGACGCCGTGGTCGTCGTGGACGAGGCCTACGGGGAGTTCCGCCGGTCCGGGACCCCCAGCGCCCTCGACCTGCTGCCCCGGTACGGCAACCTCGCCGTCAGCCGCACCATGAGCAAGGCGTTCTCCCTCGCGGGGGCGCGCGTGGGCTACCTCGCGGCCTCGACGGCCTTCGTCGACGCGCTGCGCATCGTGCGTCTGCCCTACCACCTCTCGGCCGTCACGCAGGCGACCGCGCGCGCCGCGCTCAAGCACTCCGCGACGTTGCTGTCGACCGTCGACGAACTGCGCGCCCGTCGCGACGAGACCGTCGCGTGGTTGCGCGGCAACGGGTTCGACGTCGCGGAGTCGGACGCGAACTTCGTCCTGTTCGGGCGGTTCGACGACCGGCACGCCGTCTGGCAGGGCCTGCTGGACCGGGGGGTCCTCATCCGCGAGACCGGACCGGCCGGCTGGTTGCGCGTGACGATCGGCACGGCCGACGAGATGCAGAAGTTCCGTACCGCACTCCAGGAAGTGGTGGGTCAGCAGTGA
- the hisB gene encoding imidazoleglycerol-phosphate dehydratase HisB, with the protein MSRTARIERSTSESSVLVELDLDGSGQTRIDTSVPFYDHMLTALGKHSLMDLTVRASGDTHIDVHHTVEDTAIVLGQAFRQALGDKAGIRRFADATVPLDEALAHVVVDVSGRPYCVHEGEPAGQEFHLIGGHFTGSLTRHVLESFAFHAQICLHVRVLAGRDPHHVVEAQFKALARALRYAVEPDPRVQGIPSTKGAL; encoded by the coding sequence GTGAGCCGTACCGCGCGGATCGAGCGCAGCACCAGCGAGTCCAGCGTCCTCGTGGAACTGGACCTCGACGGGTCCGGGCAGACGCGGATCGACACGAGCGTGCCGTTCTACGACCACATGCTCACCGCGCTGGGCAAGCACTCGCTCATGGACCTCACCGTCCGCGCCAGCGGGGACACCCACATCGACGTGCACCACACCGTCGAGGACACCGCGATCGTCCTGGGCCAGGCGTTCCGGCAGGCGCTGGGGGACAAGGCGGGCATCCGCCGCTTCGCCGACGCGACCGTGCCCCTCGACGAGGCGCTCGCGCACGTCGTCGTCGACGTCTCCGGCCGGCCCTACTGCGTCCACGAGGGCGAACCGGCGGGCCAGGAGTTCCACCTCATCGGCGGGCACTTCACCGGGTCGCTGACCCGGCACGTGCTGGAGAGCTTCGCGTTCCACGCCCAGATCTGCCTGCACGTGCGGGTCCTGGCCGGCCGCGACCCGCACCACGTCGTCGAGGCCCAGTTCAAGGCCCTGGCCCGCGCCCTGCGCTACGCGGTCGAACCCGACCCGCGCGTGCAAGGCATCCCCTCCACCAAGGGCGCCCTCTGA
- the hisH gene encoding imidazole glycerol phosphate synthase subunit HisH, translating to MMTKVVVLDYGFGNVRSAVRALERVGADVELTSDRRAALEADGLLVPGVGAFAAVNAGLKAIGGDTIVDRRLAGGRPVLGICVGLQVMFETSTEPGEGLPDGLGQWPGTVERLPADVVPHMGWSQVEPPAGSRLFAGVEDERFYFVHSYAVQRFEMVDTTDGRVPLPQITWAQHGARFVAAVENGALTATQFHPEKSGDAGARLLRNWVDSLT from the coding sequence CTGATGACGAAGGTCGTCGTCCTCGACTACGGCTTCGGCAACGTCCGCTCGGCCGTGCGCGCCCTCGAACGCGTCGGGGCCGACGTGGAGCTGACCTCGGACCGCAGGGCGGCGCTGGAGGCCGACGGCCTGCTGGTCCCCGGCGTCGGCGCCTTCGCCGCGGTCAACGCCGGGCTCAAGGCCATCGGCGGGGACACGATCGTCGACCGGCGCCTGGCCGGGGGCCGTCCCGTCCTCGGGATCTGCGTGGGCCTGCAGGTCATGTTCGAGACCTCCACCGAACCCGGGGAGGGGCTGCCCGACGGGCTCGGGCAGTGGCCCGGGACGGTCGAGCGCCTGCCGGCGGACGTCGTGCCGCACATGGGCTGGTCGCAGGTCGAACCCCCCGCCGGGTCGCGGTTGTTCGCCGGCGTCGAGGACGAGCGGTTCTACTTCGTCCACTCCTACGCCGTGCAGCGCTTCGAGATGGTCGACACCACCGACGGCCGGGTGCCGCTGCCGCAGATCACGTGGGCGCAGCACGGCGCGCGGTTCGTCGCGGCCGTCGAGAACGGCGCCCTGACGGCGACGCAGTTCCACCCCGAGAAGTCCGGCGACGCCGGCGCCCGGCTGCTGCGCAACTGGGTCGACTCCCTGACCTGA
- the priA gene encoding bifunctional 1-(5-phosphoribosyl)-5-((5-phosphoribosylamino)methylideneamino)imidazole-4-carboxamide isomerase/phosphoribosylanthranilate isomerase PriA, with amino-acid sequence MTSENTTPSRRLELLPAVDVADGQAVRLVQGEAGSETFYGAPLEAALAWQEAGAEWVHLVDLDAAFGRGSNRELLAEVVGRLDVAVELSGGIRDDASLEAALATGCRRVNLGTAALEDPDWTRAAIARHGDRIAVGLDVRGTTLAARGWTREGGDLWEVLARLDADGCSRYVVTDVTKDGTLRGPNVDLLREVTSRTKAPVVASGGISSLEDLRVLRGLVDAGVEGAIVGKALYAGSFTLPEALDVAGRP; translated from the coding sequence GTGACCAGCGAGAACACCACCCCCAGCCGGCGGCTGGAGCTGCTGCCCGCCGTCGACGTCGCCGACGGCCAGGCCGTCCGCCTCGTCCAGGGCGAGGCCGGCAGCGAGACCTTCTACGGCGCTCCGCTGGAGGCGGCGCTCGCCTGGCAGGAGGCCGGGGCCGAGTGGGTCCACCTCGTCGACCTCGACGCGGCCTTCGGGCGCGGGTCGAACCGCGAGCTGCTGGCCGAGGTCGTCGGCCGCCTCGACGTCGCCGTGGAGCTGTCCGGCGGCATCCGCGACGACGCCTCCCTGGAGGCCGCGCTCGCCACCGGCTGCCGCCGCGTGAACCTCGGCACCGCCGCCCTGGAGGACCCGGACTGGACGCGCGCGGCCATCGCCCGGCACGGCGACCGGATCGCCGTGGGCCTGGACGTGCGCGGGACGACGCTGGCCGCCCGCGGCTGGACCCGCGAGGGCGGTGACCTCTGGGAGGTCCTGGCCCGCCTGGACGCCGACGGCTGCTCGCGCTACGTCGTCACCGACGTCACCAAGGACGGCACGCTGCGCGGCCCCAACGTCGACCTGCTGCGCGAGGTCACCTCCCGCACGAAGGCCCCCGTGGTCGCCTCCGGCGGCATCTCCAGCCTGGAGGACCTGCGGGTGCTGCGCGGGCTCGTCGACGCCGGTGTGGAGGGCGCGATCGTCGGCAAGGCGCTGTACGCGGGCAGCTTCACCCTGCCCGAGGCGCTCGACGTGGCGGGCCGGCCCTGA
- a CDS encoding SseB family protein — MPWAGRTLQPNAFAGDDGSRPPELARALEVWAATGEDLVARVHAERAVVAALAGARVFAPVVAELGELDGHGGDKSADMALALLTQPDGRRGLPLFTDLAALTAWRPDARPVPVPAEQAALSGAQEECDVLVLDPAGPVRFVVRRSAFWALARGGAWIPAALDATVAAVVADAVADLPVVRGTRCEPGRGAELRVVLGVVPGLDRERLDGLLRVVGERLASGVVAERAESLEFQVLPA, encoded by the coding sequence GTGCCGTGGGCCGGCCGGACGCTGCAGCCCAACGCCTTCGCCGGCGACGACGGGTCGCGGCCGCCGGAGCTGGCGCGGGCGCTGGAGGTCTGGGCGGCGACCGGTGAGGACCTCGTGGCTCGCGTCCACGCCGAACGCGCCGTCGTGGCGGCCCTGGCCGGGGCCCGGGTCTTCGCCCCCGTCGTGGCCGAGCTCGGTGAGCTCGACGGGCACGGCGGCGACAAGAGCGCCGACATGGCGCTGGCCCTGCTGACCCAGCCCGACGGCCGGCGGGGTCTGCCGCTGTTCACCGACCTGGCCGCGCTCACGGCCTGGCGGCCCGACGCGCGCCCGGTGCCGGTCCCGGCCGAGCAGGCGGCGTTGTCCGGGGCGCAGGAGGAGTGCGACGTCCTGGTCCTGGACCCGGCCGGTCCGGTGCGCTTCGTGGTGCGCCGCAGCGCCTTCTGGGCCCTGGCGCGGGGCGGGGCGTGGATCCCCGCCGCCCTGGACGCGACGGTCGCGGCCGTCGTGGCCGACGCGGTCGCCGACCTGCCCGTGGTGCGGGGCACCCGCTGCGAACCGGGCCGGGGCGCCGAGCTGCGCGTCGTGCTCGGCGTCGTGCCCGGTCTGGACCGGGAGCGGCTGGACGGCCTGCTGCGGGTCGTGGGGGAGCGGCTGGCCTCCGGCGTCGTCGCCGAGCGCGCCGAGTCCCTGGAGTTCCAGGTCCTGCCCGCCTGA
- a CDS encoding DoxX family protein has product MANNDLGLLALRLGIGGTLIAHGAQKLFGAFGGGGIEGTAGAMHAMGFRPGKRNAVLAGASEAGGGALLALGLATPVGGAAAAAAMAAATFVHKPNGFFATSGGFEYPGVLGLASVALAVGGPGRLSLDEATGHVFNKRWTTALALAAAGFGAYTTIKAREQAVAADAQEAADAPADGPGTPVAS; this is encoded by the coding sequence GTGGCGAACAACGACCTCGGCCTGCTGGCCCTGCGCCTCGGCATCGGCGGCACGCTCATCGCGCACGGTGCGCAGAAGCTCTTCGGCGCCTTCGGCGGCGGCGGCATCGAGGGCACCGCGGGAGCCATGCACGCCATGGGTTTCCGCCCCGGCAAGCGCAACGCCGTGCTCGCCGGCGCCTCCGAGGCCGGCGGCGGCGCGCTGCTCGCCCTCGGCCTGGCCACCCCCGTCGGCGGGGCGGCGGCCGCGGCGGCGATGGCGGCGGCGACCTTCGTGCACAAGCCGAACGGGTTCTTCGCCACGTCCGGCGGCTTCGAGTACCCCGGGGTCCTGGGGCTGGCCTCGGTGGCGCTGGCCGTCGGCGGACCGGGTCGCCTCAGCCTCGACGAGGCCACCGGGCACGTCTTCAACAAGCGGTGGACGACCGCGCTGGCCCTGGCCGCCGCCGGGTTCGGTGCCTACACGACGATCAAGGCGCGCGAGCAGGCCGTGGCCGCGGACGCGCAGGAGGCCGCGGACGCCCCGGCCGACGGCCCGGGCACGCCCGTCGCCTCCTGA
- a CDS encoding MFS transporter yields MPLAVSAPARAFRPYRDVLAVPGVVVLELVGSLGRVPAFMAGIVCVLHVVQHLGLGYGPAGLVGAVATIGTAVSSPWRGWVVDRYGLRRALVPSIAAQAVCWSVAPFVPYAGLLVTAFVAGALGPPVFTVVRQSLAVVVPAERRRTAFSLDAVLVEFSYMVGPAAGTAVALAWSTTAAMLVVGATQCLAAVAMFVLDPPLRSQPHDEHPGRTAARHGVWTTALVLAMACAFSADLVLSATDLAVVAQLREEDAVRWTGLVLAVWAAGSVVGGLVHGVLPRPVPPWLLVICLGAATTPLVLLHGPLALAVGTFVAGLFCAPVISATVDLVAHGVHESVRGRAMGWHAAATTVGAALGSPLAGAISDRVGVGTPFLVVGLLGVVAGAATAVVAARTHVAPRS; encoded by the coding sequence GTGCCCCTCGCCGTGTCCGCTCCCGCACGGGCCTTCCGTCCCTACCGCGACGTCCTGGCCGTGCCCGGCGTCGTCGTCCTCGAACTCGTCGGCTCGCTGGGCCGGGTGCCGGCGTTCATGGCCGGGATCGTCTGCGTCCTGCACGTCGTGCAGCACCTCGGCCTCGGCTACGGGCCCGCCGGCCTGGTGGGGGCGGTCGCCACGATCGGGACCGCCGTCAGCTCGCCCTGGCGCGGCTGGGTCGTCGACCGGTACGGGCTGCGGCGCGCGCTCGTGCCCTCGATCGCGGCGCAGGCGGTCTGCTGGTCGGTGGCGCCCTTCGTCCCCTACGCGGGTCTGCTCGTGACGGCCTTCGTCGCCGGGGCGCTGGGGCCGCCGGTCTTCACCGTCGTGCGCCAGTCCCTGGCCGTCGTGGTGCCGGCCGAACGCCGCCGCACGGCCTTCTCCCTGGACGCCGTGCTCGTCGAGTTCTCGTACATGGTCGGCCCCGCGGCCGGCACCGCCGTCGCCCTCGCCTGGTCGACGACGGCCGCCATGCTCGTCGTCGGCGCCACCCAGTGCCTGGCCGCGGTCGCGATGTTCGTGCTGGACCCGCCGTTGCGCAGCCAGCCCCACGACGAGCACCCCGGTCGCACGGCGGCGCGGCACGGCGTGTGGACCACGGCCCTGGTCCTGGCCATGGCGTGCGCGTTCTCCGCCGACCTGGTCCTGTCGGCCACCGACCTGGCCGTCGTGGCGCAGCTGCGCGAGGAGGACGCGGTGCGCTGGACGGGACTGGTGCTGGCGGTGTGGGCGGCCGGCTCGGTCGTGGGGGGACTGGTCCACGGGGTGCTGCCGCGGCCCGTCCCGCCGTGGCTGCTGGTGATCTGCCTCGGGGCGGCGACGACCCCGCTGGTCCTGCTGCACGGCCCCCTGGCCCTGGCCGTCGGCACGTTCGTCGCGGGCCTGTTCTGCGCCCCGGTCATCAGCGCGACGGTCGACCTGGTCGCGCACGGCGTCCACGAGTCGGTGCGGGGGCGCGCGATGGGCTGGCACGCGGCGGCCACGACGGTGGGCGCGGCCCTCGGCTCACCCCTGGCCGGCGCGATCAGCGACCGGGTGGGCGTCGGCACGCCCTTCCTCGTCGTCGGCCTGCTCGGGGTGGTGGCCGGGGCGGCGACCGCGGTGGTCGCCGCCCGCACGCACGTCGCGCCGAGGTCCTGA
- a CDS encoding DUF1844 domain-containing protein, translating to MQSQTTPGDAPGAGTRPDPSELAARDIADVPAAELITTAAVHLMSAAAVKCGLAEGPDAADHLDLAEARILITALAGLVVTSAPDLGGQHARSLRDGLRSLQLAFREASDVPDEPGKGPGERLTGSVV from the coding sequence ATGCAGTCACAGACCACTCCCGGCGACGCTCCCGGTGCCGGCACCCGGCCCGACCCGAGCGAGCTCGCGGCCCGCGACATCGCCGACGTCCCCGCCGCCGAGCTCATCACCACCGCCGCCGTGCACCTCATGAGCGCCGCCGCCGTCAAGTGCGGGCTGGCCGAGGGCCCCGACGCCGCCGACCACCTCGACCTGGCCGAGGCCCGCATCCTCATCACCGCCCTGGCGGGGCTGGTCGTCACGTCCGCCCCCGACCTGGGCGGTCAGCACGCGCGGTCGCTGCGCGACGGGCTGCGCTCGTTGCAGCTGGCCTTCCGCGAGGCCTCCGACGTGCCCGACGAACCGGGCAAGGGTCCCGGCGAGCGGCTGACGGGCAGCGTCGTCTGA
- the infC gene encoding translation initiation factor IF-3, with protein MSEPRINDRIRVPEVRLVGPNGEQVGIVRVEDALRLADEAGLDLVEVAPTARPPVCKLMDFGKFKYESDMKAREARKNQTNTILKEIRFRLKIDPHDYGTKKGHVERFLKAGDKVKVMIMFRGREQSRPEMGFRLLQRLAEDVADLGSVESSPRQDGRNMVMVIGPHKKKAEAKAEERRRKDAEAAQPAEAPAPADAAPGETAATAS; from the coding sequence ATCAGCGAGCCCCGCATCAACGACCGCATCCGTGTTCCCGAGGTGCGGCTCGTGGGCCCCAACGGCGAACAGGTCGGCATCGTGCGCGTCGAGGACGCGCTGCGGCTGGCGGACGAAGCAGGCCTCGACCTGGTCGAGGTCGCTCCGACGGCGCGGCCGCCGGTCTGCAAGCTCATGGACTTCGGCAAGTTCAAGTACGAGTCCGACATGAAGGCCCGCGAAGCCCGCAAGAACCAGACGAACACGATCCTCAAGGAGATCAGGTTCCGTCTGAAGATCGACCCGCACGACTACGGCACCAAGAAGGGCCACGTCGAGCGGTTCCTCAAGGCCGGTGACAAGGTCAAGGTCATGATCATGTTCCGCGGTCGCGAGCAGTCCCGCCCGGAGATGGGTTTCCGGCTGCTGCAGCGGCTGGCTGAGGACGTGGCCGACCTCGGCAGCGTCGAGAGCTCGCCGCGCCAGGACGGCCGCAACATGGTCATGGTCATCGGGCCGCACAAGAAGAAGGCCGAGGCCAAGGCCGAGGAGCGTCGCCGCAAGGACGCCGAGGCCGCGCAGCCGGCCGAGGCGCCCGCCCCGGCCGACGCCGCACCGGGCGAGACGGCCGCCACGGCGTCCTGA
- the rpmI gene encoding 50S ribosomal protein L35 has product MPKNKTHSGAKKRFRITGTGKVMREQANKRHLLEVKPSKRTRRLSVDQVVSPADAKKIKKLLGL; this is encoded by the coding sequence GTGCCCAAGAACAAGACCCACTCCGGCGCCAAGAAGCGGTTCCGCATCACCGGCACCGGCAAGGTCATGCGCGAGCAGGCCAACAAGCGCCACCTGCTCGAGGTCAAGCCCAGCAAGCGCACGCGCCGCCTCTCGGTCGACCAGGTCGTGTCGCCCGCCGACGCCAAGAAGATCAAGAAGCTCCTCGGCCTCTGA
- the rplT gene encoding 50S ribosomal protein L20 yields MARVKRAVNAQKKRRTVLEQASGYRGQRSRLYRKAKEQVTHSLVYAYRDRKARKGDFRRLWIQRINAAARAEGMTYNRFIQGLKAAEIEVDRRMLAELAVSDPAAFSALVKTAKAAVPAAPAAAEGSAA; encoded by the coding sequence GTGGCACGCGTGAAGCGCGCAGTCAACGCCCAGAAGAAGCGTCGTACCGTCCTCGAGCAGGCCAGCGGCTACCGCGGCCAGCGCTCGCGCCTGTACCGCAAGGCCAAGGAGCAGGTCACCCACTCCCTCGTCTACGCGTACCGCGACCGCAAGGCGCGCAAGGGCGACTTCCGTCGTCTGTGGATCCAGCGCATCAACGCCGCCGCGCGCGCCGAGGGCATGACGTACAACCGCTTCATCCAGGGCCTGAAGGCTGCGGAGATCGAGGTCGACCGTCGCATGCTGGCCGAGCTGGCCGTCTCGGACCCGGCCGCCTTCTCGGCGCTGGTCAAGACCGCCAAGGCTGCCGTCCCGGCCGCTCCGGCGGCCGCCGAGGGTTCCGCGGCCTGA